A window of Fictibacillus halophilus contains these coding sequences:
- a CDS encoding bifunctional metallophosphatase/5'-nucleotidase → MEQFIHIYVTSDIHGYVLPLTYGNNEKADIGLAKTAASLKEHMSNRPNTLLIDNGDLIQGTPLTYYHTKTDQDDVNPMVLLLNELHYDAAIIGNHEFNYGLPYLYKTIEESRFPWLSANIVHQGTEKAVFGQPYIIKTFECGIKVAILGLTTQYVPNWENPEHIKGLSFLDAVETAKKWVPYLRSKSDVMIVSYHGGFERDLKTGKPTETLTKENQAYQLCMEIEGIDVLITGHQHRLLEGEVNGVTIIQPGTQGTELGYVEVKVKGEGDSWKLENKRAKLLSVKDYEPDQQVLDLIQPYEIKTQKWLDQPLGQVDGDMKITDPMLTRLVDHPFIEFINKVQMDAAGVDISSTALFDDHSKGFSKHVTMRDIVSNYVYPNTLKVIEITGRDMKEALERSASYFSVNEAGDPVINPAFSIPKPQHYNYDMWEGIDYTIDLSKPLGQRIVSLQYKGKSIEYDSLYKVVMNNYRAGGGGDYPMFKEKRVVKDIPIDMSELMANYILNRGTIQATCDHNWRVMVSSSLK, encoded by the coding sequence TTGGAACAATTCATACATATTTATGTGACAAGTGATATTCATGGCTATGTTCTCCCGTTAACGTACGGTAATAATGAAAAAGCGGACATAGGATTGGCTAAAACTGCAGCTTCATTAAAAGAACACATGTCTAACCGCCCCAACACCCTCCTCATTGATAACGGAGATCTTATTCAAGGAACGCCGCTAACTTACTATCACACTAAAACAGATCAAGATGATGTTAATCCAATGGTACTTCTTTTAAACGAATTGCATTATGATGCTGCGATAATAGGAAATCATGAGTTTAATTATGGTCTTCCTTATCTATATAAAACGATTGAAGAATCTAGATTTCCTTGGCTCTCAGCTAACATCGTACACCAAGGAACAGAGAAAGCGGTCTTTGGACAACCTTATATCATCAAAACTTTTGAGTGCGGGATAAAAGTGGCGATCTTAGGATTAACTACACAATATGTACCGAACTGGGAGAATCCAGAACATATTAAAGGACTTTCTTTTCTGGATGCGGTGGAGACGGCAAAAAAATGGGTTCCTTATCTACGATCGAAATCAGATGTCATGATTGTTTCTTATCATGGTGGTTTTGAGAGAGATCTCAAAACAGGGAAACCAACGGAAACGCTCACGAAAGAGAACCAAGCGTATCAACTGTGTATGGAGATCGAAGGAATCGATGTGCTAATCACCGGTCATCAGCATCGCTTGCTTGAAGGTGAAGTGAACGGAGTCACGATCATTCAGCCGGGGACACAAGGAACTGAACTGGGGTATGTAGAAGTAAAAGTTAAAGGTGAAGGTGATTCATGGAAATTGGAAAATAAACGAGCGAAACTTCTTTCTGTGAAGGACTACGAACCTGATCAGCAGGTGTTGGATCTGATTCAGCCGTACGAAATTAAAACTCAAAAATGGCTAGATCAGCCTTTAGGACAAGTAGACGGGGATATGAAGATTACCGATCCTATGTTAACGAGGCTAGTTGATCATCCGTTTATTGAATTTATTAATAAGGTGCAGATGGATGCAGCGGGTGTAGATATTTCGAGTACAGCTCTTTTTGATGATCATTCCAAAGGGTTCTCGAAACATGTTACGATGCGCGACATCGTTTCAAATTATGTGTACCCAAACACGTTAAAAGTGATTGAGATTACAGGGCGAGATATGAAGGAAGCGTTAGAGAGATCAGCTTCTTATTTTTCTGTAAACGAAGCGGGTGATCCGGTGATTAACCCAGCGTTTTCAATTCCGAAGCCTCAGCATTACAACTATGACATGTGGGAGGGTATTGATTACACGATTGACCTGTCAAAGCCGCTCGGACAGCGAATTGTGAGTTTACAGTATAAAGGAAAATCGATTGAATACGACTCCTTATACAAAGTCGTTATGAACAATTATCGTGCAGGTGGAGGCGGTGATTATCCCATGTTTAAGGAAAAACGTGTGGTGAAGGATATTCCGATCGATATGTCTGAACTGATGGCAAACTATATCTTGAATAGAGGTACGATACAAGCAACGTGTGATCACAACTGGCGTGTAATGGTTTCATCCTCCTTAAAATAA